A window from Engraulis encrasicolus isolate BLACKSEA-1 chromosome 13, IST_EnEncr_1.0, whole genome shotgun sequence encodes these proteins:
- the LOC134460572 gene encoding E3 ubiquitin-protein ligase TRIM35-like, giving the protein MAEKYSCKRIAQHIKVQTQQTEKQITQEFEKLHQFLRDEEAIRIAALREEEEQKSQMMKEKIEKMSREISSLSDTIKAIEEELKADDITFLRNYKTTGKRAQCTLQDPEKLTGTLINEAKHLGNLKFSLWQKMKDLIAFKHNRGYIVQPPLEQLVSRQACSSL; this is encoded by the exons ATGGCTGAGAAATACTCCTGCAAACGTATTGCCCAACACATAAAG gtCCAGACCcaacagacagagaagcagatcacgcaggagtttgagaagcttcaccagtttctacgagatgaagaggcaatcaggatagctgcactgagggaggaagaggagcagaagagtcagatgatgaaggagaagattgagaagatgagcagagagatctcatctctttcagacacaatcaaAGCCATAGAGGAGGAGTTGAAAGCTGATGATATCACATTTCTCCGG aATTACAAGACCACAGGGAAGAG agcccagtgcacactgcaggatccagagaAGCTTACCGGAACTCTGATCAATGaagcaaagcacctgggcaaccttAAGTTCAGCCTCTGGCAGAAGATGAAGGACTTGATTGCATTCAAACATA ATCGCGGTTATATTGTGCAGCCCCCTCTCGAACAGCTCGTCTCCAGACAGGCCTGTTCTTCGCTGTAG
- the LOC134460571 gene encoding uncharacterized protein LOC134460571 — MQKKPTMMFFPGRKRVVFRKGPRGFLVCDPTPEAQRIKDNPALKDQSAPLREDLVRQNALAEVRRRGGDASDRLEVQGDYVLQFGKYKGQVFRWLLENDVGYILYLFDSLTKEEEAGIHGGEGHGKVNLHTFLRYARSYQEIEARLAYEAAQPQAAQPQAADAAPLSDHDRLVGFGKRPKSTWGEVWESRADGYASFILSQHCTKGTKMDKLQQYLRRRQQETATAPVMDEDEDLERAMLTISPSKCSARSRTCISAVCTSGVIKDRF, encoded by the exons ATGCAGAAGAAGCCGACGATGATGTTCTTCCCTGGGAGGAAGAGAGTGGTCTTCCGCAAGGGGCCAAGGGGATTCCTCGTCTGTGACCCAACCCCAGAAGCCCAGCGCATTAAGGACAACCCTGCACTGAAAGACCAGTCAGCGCCACTGAGGGAGGACCTGGTCCGCCAAAATGCCCTGGCTGAGGTCCGACGGCGAGGAGGGGATGCCTCAGACCGTTTGGAGGTGCAGGGGGACTACGTCCTGCAGTTTGGGAAGTACAAGGGCCAGGTGTTCCGATGGCTGTTGGAGAACGATGTGGGCTACATATTGTACCTCTTCGACAGCCTGACCAAGGAGGAGGAAGCCGGGATTCATGgcggggagggccatggcaaggTCAACTTGCACACCTTCCTGAGGTACGCTCGGAGCTACCAGGAGATCGAGGCGCGCCTGGCATACGAAGCTGCCCAACCCCAAGCTGCCCAACCCCAAGCTGCTGATGCTGCCCCGCTTTCTGACCACGACCGACTGGTAGGCTTTGGGAAGAGACCAAAGTCCACCTGGGGAGAGGTATGGGAGAGCAGGGCAGATGGCTACGCCAGCTTCATCTTGAGCCAGCATTGCACCAAAGGGACCAAGATGGACAAGCTCCAGCAGTACTTGCGGAGGAGGCAGCAAGAGACTGCCACCGCCCCAG TAATGGATGAGGACGAGGACCTGGAGAGGGCAATGTTGACCATCTCACCGTCCAA GTGCAGCGCCAGAAGCAGGACCTGCATCAGCGCCGTCTGTACCAGTGGAGTCATCAAAGACAGGTTTTAA